A genome region from Triticum aestivum cultivar Chinese Spring chromosome 2B, IWGSC CS RefSeq v2.1, whole genome shotgun sequence includes the following:
- the LOC123041311 gene encoding dCTP pyrophosphatase 1, with product MNAVASEEAGAAAAAAAVTLEELRKKMADFARERDWEQYHSPRNLLLALVGEVGELSEIFQWKGEVPKGLPGWEERETEHLGEELADVLLYLVRLSDMCGVDLGKAALRKIDLNARKYPAGPGCRPSKKGAHCSDDTGDRPDDCGDVVAAVHTNEIKKEHAS from the exons ATGAATGCTGTTGCGTCGGAggaggcgggcgcggcggcggcggcggcggcggtgaccctGGAGGAGCTGAGGAAGAAGATGGCCGACTTCGCCAGGGAGAGGGACTGGGAGCAGTACCACAGCCCGAGGAACCTCCTGCTTGCTCTG GTGGGTGAGGTGGGAGAGCTCTCTGAGATATTCCAGTGGAAAGGGGAGGTGCCCAAGGGGCTGCCCGGGTGGGAAGAGAGGGAGACGGAGCACCTCGGTGAGGAGCTCGCCGACGTGCTCCTCTACCTCGTCCGCCTCTCGGACATGTGTGGTGTCGACCTGGGCAAGGCCGCGCTGCGCAAGATCGACCTCAACGCTCGCAAGTACCCCGCCGGGCCAGGCTGCAGGCCATCCAAGAAGGGCGCTCACTGCTCCGACGACACCGGTGACCGCCCCGATGATTGCGGCGACGTGGTGGCTGCCGTCCACACCAACGAGATCAAGAAGGAACATGCTAGCTAA